The region TCGGAGGCGGCCGTGCGGCGCAGCATCGAACACCTGCGGCGGCACGGTTTGTGGGGCCGGCACGGCCCGTCGCTGCCCGACGTGAGTTTGCGTTTGCCCCGCATGTACGGCGCCGACATCGACGAGCATTTCCGCCGCCTGGCGCAGAAGCAGAGCCTGCCCTACCTGGAGGCGGCCGAGGAGC is a window of Meleagris gallopavo isolate NT-WF06-2002-E0010 breed Aviagen turkey brand Nicholas breeding stock unplaced genomic scaffold, Turkey_5.1 ChrUn_random_7180001889403, whole genome shotgun sequence DNA encoding:
- the LOC104916388 gene encoding DNA polymerase subunit gamma-1-like yields the protein AEPSERGERRVNPLHIQMLSRNLHEQIFRGASVRHSEAAVRRSIEHLRRHGLWGRHGPSLPDVSLRLPRMYGADIDEHFRRLAQKQSLPYLEAAEELLR